In Nocardioides bizhenqiangii, the DNA window CGACGTTCGCTGCGAACGCGCGGCGGAAGACCGAGGGGTCGCCGTCGGGGCCGGCTGTCGCCTGCACCTGCAACGCCGTGGTCAACGGCTGCTCGATGACGAGGATCGCGGTGGAGAGCACCGTCGCCGCCTGCCGCGTCTGGGTCTCGAGCAGGCGGTCCTCCGTCGACATGTCGGCGCGATAGGCCGCCCACGCGGAGACGCCGGTGAGGACCAGACCGACCAGGACAGTGATGACGACCGCCCGCGCCGGTCGGCTCGCACCGCGCCCGGCAGCGGGTCCGGCGCTGACGTCGTCGCGGACCTCGACGGGACTGTCGCTCGGCTGGATCGCGGGAGGCGTCGGCTCGGAGGCGGTCTCTTGCCGCTCAGGTGCTCGCGACGCCATCTGAGCCCTTGTTGGCGAGGCGGACGTCGAAGACCGCGGCGAGGCCGGTGACCTCGAGCAGCCGGTAGGTGCTCGCCGTCACTCCCCCGAGCGTCAGCGAGGCACCGTTGCGGGCGGCCTCCTTCAGCAGCTGGACGAGTGTCCCCAGGCCGCTCGAGTCGATGAACTCCACGCCCGACAGATCGAGCACCACGGACTCACCGTCCGCGAGGCACGGTCGGACCGCCGCCGCGAGGTCCTGGGCGGTTGACAGGTCGACCTCTCCGACCGCGCGCACCACCGTCGAACCGTCGACACTGGTGTCCTGAGAAAACTGAGCCACAGGACCCCCTTCTGACGACCGGTGACTAGCTGAACGGTAGCCGTTCGAAGCCGGGGGGATGCTGGATTGCGAAAGGTGGGATGGCGGCGGTGCCGAGCACTATGCGACGGACCAGGTCTCTCACACGAGGCGCGCGATCGTCTCCCGGATGACGGTCCGGACCTCTGCCGCCTCCGCGTCCTCACCGGCCGCGACTCGGGCCAGCACCTCGAGGAGATCCTCGGTCCGCTCGTCGCCGGGAAAGTCGTCGCGCAGCACAGCCGCCAGCTCGTTCGCCGCTTCGATCGAGTCGTCGCCGTCGAGGACTCGCTGAGCGGGCTCGAGGAATCGCTCGTGGGTCATGCGTCCCCACCGTAGAGACTGCACGGCGCGGCTGCACGCCCCACCTCCGGAAGGGGCCGGACGCTGCTCCTCAGCGTTGGCGGGAGGCACCCCAGATCGAGAGGACCTGCCGCGGCGCGGTGACCTGCATCCGGCGACGGCTCGGGTGGGCGCCGTACTCCGCGGTCAGCGCGGCTCCACGGAACCGGTTGTTGTACCAGCCGGTCATCGTGCCGTGGCAGACCCCGCCGCAGGTGAACGACTTGCGGGGCAGGTTGAGGGCGCGGGCCACTTTCCGGGAGAACCTCTTGTTCTTGGTGACCGTGTCGACGCCGTACAGCGGCTGGTGGAAGCTGATGATCCACCTCGGTCGGATG includes these proteins:
- a CDS encoding STAS domain-containing protein, which gives rise to MAQFSQDTSVDGSTVVRAVGEVDLSTAQDLAAAVRPCLADGESVVLDLSGVEFIDSSGLGTLVQLLKEAARNGASLTLGGVTASTYRLLEVTGLAAVFDVRLANKGSDGVAST